The following are from one region of the Salvia hispanica cultivar TCC Black 2014 chromosome 1, UniMelb_Shisp_WGS_1.0, whole genome shotgun sequence genome:
- the LOC125201797 gene encoding 5'-nucleotidase domain-containing protein 4 isoform X1, with product MRIARGRSFSFCVSLFSTPSSPGILHFRSPRFSSSISDRFPSRRKVFRSREESSDNQLYKSNTMDSKIMQFERNNSNVDDKHPCVWSSPEGGQMIDIGKQIFCNRSLNMRNIVAVGFDMDYTLAQYKPETFESLAYEGTVKKLVHDLGYPAELLGWSFDWTYMVRGLVLDKKRGNILKMDRHKYVKVAYHGFRELSKEEKVATYGSTLIRDAFDEPEYALIDTLFSLAEAYLFAQLVDYKDNNLGKIPSDYSRMYKDVRAAVDLCHRDGTLKKMVAKDPQRYINEDSSIVPMLKMLRDSGRATFLVTNSLWDYTNIVMNFLCGPRSAEDCSVLNFDWLQYFDVVITGSAKPGFFHDENRASLFEVDPESGMLLNTDNGTPMPQVDSSLRLPLKILDKSCQVFQGGNVGHLHKLLSIESSSQVLYVGDHIYGDILRSKKVLGWRTMLVVPELEKEVELLWTLRETRKELQLLRYKRDHIEDQIHHLKWSLRFDGKNSVNNEELLSELDKLECEQEGARLSHQEAQRECHQKLIDISQFHKVWGQLMKTGYQNSRFAHQVERFACLYTGQVSNLSLYSPDKYYRPSEDFMPHEFDILSL from the exons ATGCGTATCGCTCGAGGACGCTCATTTTCATTTTGCGtctctttattttctactCCTTCCTCCCCCGGGATTTTGCATTTTCGTTCGCCTAGGTTTTCTTCTTCGATCTCCGATCGGTTTCCGAGTAGAAGGAAGGTCTTTCGCAGCAGAG AGGAGTCAAGTGATAACCAGctttataaaagtaataccATGGACAGCAAAATAATGCAGTTTGAGAGGAATAACAGCAATGTGGATGATAAACACCCTTGTGTGTGGTCTTCTCCTGAAGGAGGACAAATGATTGACATAGGAAAGCAGATCTTTTGCAATAGATCTCTAAACATGCGTAATATAGTTGCTGTCGGATTTGATATGGATTATACGTTGGCGCAGTATAAACCAGAGACATTCGAATCACTTGCCTATGAGGGCACAGTCAAAAAGCTAGTTCATGATTTGGGATACCCAGCTGAG TTGCTTGGTTGGTCATTTGATTGGACTTACATGGTCAGAGGGCTTGTCCTAGATAAAAAGAGAGGCAATATACTGAAG ATGGACAGGCATAAGTATGTCAAAGTAGCTTATCACGGATTTAGAGAGCTGTCAAAGGAAGAGAAAGTTGCTACATATGGAAGTACACTAATCCGTGATGCATTTGATGAGCCTGAATATGCTTTAATTGATACCCTTTTCTCCCTGGCTGAAGCTTACTTATTTGCACAACTTGTTGACTATAAAGACAACAACTTGGGAAAAATCCCCTCAGA CTACTCTCGTATGTACAAAGATGTTCGAGCTGCAGTTGATCTGTGCCATCGTGATGGGACATTGAAAAAGATGGTTGCAAAAGATCCCCAAAG ATATATCAACGAAGACTCCTCAATTGTTCCCATGCTAAAGATGCTTAGAGATTCTGGCCGTGCTACCTTTCTGGTGACAAACAG CTTATGGGATTATACAAATATTGTGATGAACTTCCTCTGTGGACCAAGATCAGCGGAAGATTGCTCCGTTCTGAATTTTGACTGGCTTCAgtattttgatgttgttatTACTGGGAG TGCGAAACCAGGTTTTTTCCATGATGAAAACCGTGCGAGTCTTTTTGAAGTGGACCCAGAGTCGGGTATGCTTCTTAATACAGATAATGGAACTCCTATGCCTCAG GTAGATTCTTCTCTAAGGTTGCCACTAAAGATCCTGGATAAAAGCTGTCAAGTTTTCCAG GGAGGAAATGTTGGCCACCTGCATAAATTGCTGTCTATAGAGTCAAGCTCCCAG GTACTTTATGTTGGAGATCACATATATGGAGACATTCTGCGGAGTAAAAAAGTTCTTG GATGGAGAACAATGCTAGTTGTTCCAGAGCTTGAGAAGGAAGTAGAACTTCTTTGGACATTAAGAGAAACTCGCAAG GAACTTCAGTTGTTGAGGTATAAGCGTGACCATATAGAGGACCAAATTCATCATCTGAAGTGGTCTCTCAG GTTTGATGGCAAGAACTCTGTCAATAATGAAGAGCTACTTTCTGAACTAGATAAGTTGGAG TGTGAGCAGGAGGGAGCACGGCTGAGTCATCAAGAAGCGCAACGAGAATGTCATCAGAAG TTGATCGACATTTCTCAGTTCCACAAGGTATGGGGACAGCTGATGAAGACCGGATATCAAAATTCTCGCTTTGCTCATCAG GTGGAGAGATTCGCTTGCCTGTATACCGGCCAAGTTAGTAATTTGAGCCTCTATTCACCGGACAAGTACTATAGACCAAGTGAAGATTTCATGCCTCATGAGTTCGATATCCTCTCCCTCTGA
- the LOC125201797 gene encoding 5'-nucleotidase domain-containing protein 4 isoform X2, which translates to MRIARGRSFSFCVSLFSTPSSPGILHFRSPRFSSSISDRFPSRRKVFRSREESSDNQLYKSNTMDSKIMQFERNNSNVDDKHPCVWSSPEGGQMIDIGKQIFCNRSLNMRNIVAVGFDMDYTLAQYKPETFESLAYEGTVKKLVHDLGYPAELLGWSFDWTYMVRGLVLDKKRGNILKMDRHKYVKVAYHGFRELSKEEKVATYGSTLIRDAFDEPEYALIDTLFSLAEAYLFAQLVDYKDNNLGKIPSDYSRMYKDVRAAVDLCHRDGTLKKMVAKDPQRYINEDSSIVPMLKMLRDSGRATFLVTNSLWDYTNIVMNFLCGPRSAEDCSVLNFDWLQYFDVVITGSAKPGFFHDENRASLFEVDPESGMLLNTDNGTPMPQVDSSLRLPLKILDKSCQVFQGGNVGHLHKLLSIESSSQVLYVGDHIYGDILRSKKVLGWRTMLVVPELEKEVELLWTLRETRKELQLLRYKRDHIEDQIHHLKWSLRFDGKNSVNNEELLSELDKLECEQEGARLSHQEAQRECHQKFHKVWGQLMKTGYQNSRFAHQVERFACLYTGQVSNLSLYSPDKYYRPSEDFMPHEFDILSL; encoded by the exons ATGCGTATCGCTCGAGGACGCTCATTTTCATTTTGCGtctctttattttctactCCTTCCTCCCCCGGGATTTTGCATTTTCGTTCGCCTAGGTTTTCTTCTTCGATCTCCGATCGGTTTCCGAGTAGAAGGAAGGTCTTTCGCAGCAGAG AGGAGTCAAGTGATAACCAGctttataaaagtaataccATGGACAGCAAAATAATGCAGTTTGAGAGGAATAACAGCAATGTGGATGATAAACACCCTTGTGTGTGGTCTTCTCCTGAAGGAGGACAAATGATTGACATAGGAAAGCAGATCTTTTGCAATAGATCTCTAAACATGCGTAATATAGTTGCTGTCGGATTTGATATGGATTATACGTTGGCGCAGTATAAACCAGAGACATTCGAATCACTTGCCTATGAGGGCACAGTCAAAAAGCTAGTTCATGATTTGGGATACCCAGCTGAG TTGCTTGGTTGGTCATTTGATTGGACTTACATGGTCAGAGGGCTTGTCCTAGATAAAAAGAGAGGCAATATACTGAAG ATGGACAGGCATAAGTATGTCAAAGTAGCTTATCACGGATTTAGAGAGCTGTCAAAGGAAGAGAAAGTTGCTACATATGGAAGTACACTAATCCGTGATGCATTTGATGAGCCTGAATATGCTTTAATTGATACCCTTTTCTCCCTGGCTGAAGCTTACTTATTTGCACAACTTGTTGACTATAAAGACAACAACTTGGGAAAAATCCCCTCAGA CTACTCTCGTATGTACAAAGATGTTCGAGCTGCAGTTGATCTGTGCCATCGTGATGGGACATTGAAAAAGATGGTTGCAAAAGATCCCCAAAG ATATATCAACGAAGACTCCTCAATTGTTCCCATGCTAAAGATGCTTAGAGATTCTGGCCGTGCTACCTTTCTGGTGACAAACAG CTTATGGGATTATACAAATATTGTGATGAACTTCCTCTGTGGACCAAGATCAGCGGAAGATTGCTCCGTTCTGAATTTTGACTGGCTTCAgtattttgatgttgttatTACTGGGAG TGCGAAACCAGGTTTTTTCCATGATGAAAACCGTGCGAGTCTTTTTGAAGTGGACCCAGAGTCGGGTATGCTTCTTAATACAGATAATGGAACTCCTATGCCTCAG GTAGATTCTTCTCTAAGGTTGCCACTAAAGATCCTGGATAAAAGCTGTCAAGTTTTCCAG GGAGGAAATGTTGGCCACCTGCATAAATTGCTGTCTATAGAGTCAAGCTCCCAG GTACTTTATGTTGGAGATCACATATATGGAGACATTCTGCGGAGTAAAAAAGTTCTTG GATGGAGAACAATGCTAGTTGTTCCAGAGCTTGAGAAGGAAGTAGAACTTCTTTGGACATTAAGAGAAACTCGCAAG GAACTTCAGTTGTTGAGGTATAAGCGTGACCATATAGAGGACCAAATTCATCATCTGAAGTGGTCTCTCAG GTTTGATGGCAAGAACTCTGTCAATAATGAAGAGCTACTTTCTGAACTAGATAAGTTGGAG TGTGAGCAGGAGGGAGCACGGCTGAGTCATCAAGAAGCGCAACGAGAATGTCATCAGAAG TTCCACAAGGTATGGGGACAGCTGATGAAGACCGGATATCAAAATTCTCGCTTTGCTCATCAG GTGGAGAGATTCGCTTGCCTGTATACCGGCCAAGTTAGTAATTTGAGCCTCTATTCACCGGACAAGTACTATAGACCAAGTGAAGATTTCATGCCTCATGAGTTCGATATCCTCTCCCTCTGA
- the LOC125201797 gene encoding 5'-nucleotidase domain-containing protein 4 isoform X3: MDSKIMQFERNNSNVDDKHPCVWSSPEGGQMIDIGKQIFCNRSLNMRNIVAVGFDMDYTLAQYKPETFESLAYEGTVKKLVHDLGYPAELLGWSFDWTYMVRGLVLDKKRGNILKMDRHKYVKVAYHGFRELSKEEKVATYGSTLIRDAFDEPEYALIDTLFSLAEAYLFAQLVDYKDNNLGKIPSDYSRMYKDVRAAVDLCHRDGTLKKMVAKDPQRYINEDSSIVPMLKMLRDSGRATFLVTNSLWDYTNIVMNFLCGPRSAEDCSVLNFDWLQYFDVVITGSAKPGFFHDENRASLFEVDPESGMLLNTDNGTPMPQVDSSLRLPLKILDKSCQVFQGGNVGHLHKLLSIESSSQVLYVGDHIYGDILRSKKVLGWRTMLVVPELEKEVELLWTLRETRKELQLLRYKRDHIEDQIHHLKWSLRFDGKNSVNNEELLSELDKLECEQEGARLSHQEAQRECHQKLIDISQFHKVWGQLMKTGYQNSRFAHQVERFACLYTGQVSNLSLYSPDKYYRPSEDFMPHEFDILSL; encoded by the exons ATGGACAGCAAAATAATGCAGTTTGAGAGGAATAACAGCAATGTGGATGATAAACACCCTTGTGTGTGGTCTTCTCCTGAAGGAGGACAAATGATTGACATAGGAAAGCAGATCTTTTGCAATAGATCTCTAAACATGCGTAATATAGTTGCTGTCGGATTTGATATGGATTATACGTTGGCGCAGTATAAACCAGAGACATTCGAATCACTTGCCTATGAGGGCACAGTCAAAAAGCTAGTTCATGATTTGGGATACCCAGCTGAG TTGCTTGGTTGGTCATTTGATTGGACTTACATGGTCAGAGGGCTTGTCCTAGATAAAAAGAGAGGCAATATACTGAAG ATGGACAGGCATAAGTATGTCAAAGTAGCTTATCACGGATTTAGAGAGCTGTCAAAGGAAGAGAAAGTTGCTACATATGGAAGTACACTAATCCGTGATGCATTTGATGAGCCTGAATATGCTTTAATTGATACCCTTTTCTCCCTGGCTGAAGCTTACTTATTTGCACAACTTGTTGACTATAAAGACAACAACTTGGGAAAAATCCCCTCAGA CTACTCTCGTATGTACAAAGATGTTCGAGCTGCAGTTGATCTGTGCCATCGTGATGGGACATTGAAAAAGATGGTTGCAAAAGATCCCCAAAG ATATATCAACGAAGACTCCTCAATTGTTCCCATGCTAAAGATGCTTAGAGATTCTGGCCGTGCTACCTTTCTGGTGACAAACAG CTTATGGGATTATACAAATATTGTGATGAACTTCCTCTGTGGACCAAGATCAGCGGAAGATTGCTCCGTTCTGAATTTTGACTGGCTTCAgtattttgatgttgttatTACTGGGAG TGCGAAACCAGGTTTTTTCCATGATGAAAACCGTGCGAGTCTTTTTGAAGTGGACCCAGAGTCGGGTATGCTTCTTAATACAGATAATGGAACTCCTATGCCTCAG GTAGATTCTTCTCTAAGGTTGCCACTAAAGATCCTGGATAAAAGCTGTCAAGTTTTCCAG GGAGGAAATGTTGGCCACCTGCATAAATTGCTGTCTATAGAGTCAAGCTCCCAG GTACTTTATGTTGGAGATCACATATATGGAGACATTCTGCGGAGTAAAAAAGTTCTTG GATGGAGAACAATGCTAGTTGTTCCAGAGCTTGAGAAGGAAGTAGAACTTCTTTGGACATTAAGAGAAACTCGCAAG GAACTTCAGTTGTTGAGGTATAAGCGTGACCATATAGAGGACCAAATTCATCATCTGAAGTGGTCTCTCAG GTTTGATGGCAAGAACTCTGTCAATAATGAAGAGCTACTTTCTGAACTAGATAAGTTGGAG TGTGAGCAGGAGGGAGCACGGCTGAGTCATCAAGAAGCGCAACGAGAATGTCATCAGAAG TTGATCGACATTTCTCAGTTCCACAAGGTATGGGGACAGCTGATGAAGACCGGATATCAAAATTCTCGCTTTGCTCATCAG GTGGAGAGATTCGCTTGCCTGTATACCGGCCAAGTTAGTAATTTGAGCCTCTATTCACCGGACAAGTACTATAGACCAAGTGAAGATTTCATGCCTCATGAGTTCGATATCCTCTCCCTCTGA
- the LOC125201796 gene encoding probable LRR receptor-like serine/threonine-protein kinase At2g16250 — MALHLLLFLSLLTSALSFPAERRALLDLRSSLGISAKSWHKKADPCLNWTGIRCRTGHVTSITLSGLRRSLQGRRNPHFAVDSLQNFPLLSTFNSSGFVLSGEIPDWFGTKMNNLRVLDLSSSSVSGSIPLSLGSLSNLTFLNLSNNSITGSMPIALEKLHSLSVLDLSQNSLTGQIPEEISSLRNLNTLDLSLNYLSGAIPIGFALFSSLKQLNLSRNSLSSSIPSQIANLSKMEELDLGLNSLSGELPPELGQLRRLKYLDVSRNNFTGLLPPFFNATAAVFNFSGNLFYGNVSSGFVYAGVVDLSSNFLGGEAPNGSLFRLSNNCFLKGERQREFEKCSKFYRDVGIPYGSDSTQQPTPPPPRLEEPTKRGRSKLLYVLIGVFGGIGLVFILVTAFLLLLRSHRAGRSNQQAQSRDVEQPPTLVADLSSLGEPFTFEQLVVATSNFSNENLIKQGHSGCLFRARLEDGELVVVKKVDLQLVRAELFVAELEFLGKARHQRLVPLVGHCLDDDNVKFLVYKYMPNGDLSNALYRMTSSEEGLQSLDWITRLKIAIGAAEALSYLHNECNPPLVHRDVQASSILLDDKYEVRLGSFSEACATGSNNHQGMVARLTSSRRGSSSGTCAYDVYCLGKVLLELVTGKVGICTTSDADSQQWLDSNLPFISIYEKELVNKIVDQSLIVDEDLLEEVWAVAVVAKSCLNPKASRRPSMRHVVKALENPFKVVRDENFSSGNLRRGSSRQSWTAALFGSWHHSSSGSSNMSSQTNKEIIGGLRQAERVGSRGSGTNDHSSSHKRSSSEVFPHPLDMQDAESGN, encoded by the exons atggCTCTCCACCTCTTATTATTCCTCTCGCTGCTCACCTCCGCCCTCAGTTTCCCCGCCGAGCGCCGCGCATTGCTCGATCTCCGCTCCTCTCTCGGAATCTCTGCTAAAAGCTGGCACAAAAAGGCCGATCCCTGCCTCAATTGGACCGGAATTCGCTGCCGAACCGGCCACGTCACTTCGATTACGCTATCAGGTTTGAGGAGAAGTCTCCAAGGGAGGCGAAATCCGCATTTCGCAGTTGATTCGTTGCagaattttcctcttttatccACCTTTAATTCATCTGGTTTTGTGCTATCCGGCGAGATTCCGGATTGGTTCGGCACGAAGATGAACAATCTCCGAGTTCTCGATCTTAGCTCGAGTTCCGTTTCTGGCTCAATCCCCTTGTCTCTCGGGAGTTTGAGCAATCTTACGTTTTTGAATTTGTCTAACAATTCCATCACCGGAAGCATGCCAATCGCATTGGAGAAGCTGCACTCGTTGTCAGTCCTCGATCTCTCTCAGAATTCACTGACGGGACAGATTCCTGAAGAGATTTCATCTCTTCGGAATCTCAACACTCTCGACCTCTCGTTGAACTATTTATCCGGTGCGATCCCCATCggttttgctctgttttcgAGTCTTAAGCAGTTGAATTTGAGCAGAAACAGCTTGAGCTCCTCGATTCCCTCTCAGATTGCAAATCTTTCCAAAATGGAGGAGCTTGACCTCGGATTGAATTCGCTGAGCGGGGAGCTACCTCCGGAGCTGGGACAGTTGAGGAGATTGAAGTATCTAGATGTTTCTAGAAACAACTTCACCGGCCTCTTACCTCCCTTTTTCAATGCCACTGCTGCAGTCTTCAACTTCTCCGGCAATCTCTTCTATGGAAATGTCAGCTCCGGGTTTGTATATGCTGGTGTAGTTGATCTATCAAGCAACTTTTTAGGAGGGGAAGCGCCTAATGGAAGCCTCTTTCGTCTCTCAAACAATTGCTTTTTGAAGGGAGAAAGGCAGAGGGAATTTGAGAAATGTTCCAAGTTTTACAGGGATGTTGGTATACCCTATGGCAGTGATAGTACCCAGCAACCAACGCCACCACCGCCTCGATTGGAAGAACCAACGAAGAGGGGGCGAAGTAAACTGCTTTATGTTCTGATTGGAGTTTTTGGTGGGATTGGTTTAGTCTTCATACTTGTAACAGCATTCCTGTTGCTTCTGAGATCACATAGAGCTGGGAGAAGTAATCAGCAAGCGCAGAGTAGAGATGTCGAGCAGCCTCCCACGCTCGTTGCTGACTTGTCTAGCTTGGGAGAGCCGTTCACATTTGAGCAGCTGGTTGTGGCAACGAGCAATTTCAGTAACGAGAACTTGATAAAGCAGGGGCACTCGGGTTGCCTGTTTCGTGCGAGGCTGGAGGACGGGGAGCTTGTAGTTGTGAAGAAAGTGGATCTGCAGTTGGTGAGAGCAGAGCTGTTTGTGGCGGAGTTGGAGTTTCTTGGGAAGGCGAGGCACCAGAGGCTGGTGCCACTTGTAGGGCACTGCTTGGACGATGATAATGTGAAGTTTCTggtctataaatacatgccGAATGGGGATTTGTCGAATGCGTTGTACAGGATGACGAGTTCAGAAGAAGGGCTGCAGTCATTGGATTGGATCACGAGGCTGAAGATTGCGATTGGAGCTGCAGAGGCCTTGTCCTACTTGCACAATGAGTGCAATCCTCCTCTTGTCCATAG AGATGTTCAAGCGAGTAGCATCCTTCTTGACGACAAATACGAGGTTCGGCTTGGGAGTTTCAGTGAAGCTTGTGCTACGGGTTCCAATAATCATCAGGGCATGGTAGCGAGGCTGACTTCTAGTAGACGGG GATCATCGTCTGGTACGTGTGCTTACGACGTGTACTGTTTGGGGAAAGTATTGCTTGAGCTGGTGACGGGGAAGGTTGGGATATGCACGACGAGTGATGCTGATTCACAGCAATGGTTGGACAGCAACTTACCATTCATCAGTATCTACGAGAAGGAACTGGTGAATAAGATTGTGGACCAATCTCTTATAGTAGACGAGGATCTTCTTGAAGAGGTATGGGCTGTTGCGGTGGTGGCTAAGTCTTGCCTGAATCCCAAGGCCTCGCGGCGCCCTTCAATGAGGCATGTGGTGAAAGCACTGGAGAATCCATTCAAGGTGGTGAGGGACGAGAATTTCAGCTCAGGGAACCTGAGAAGAGGCTCGTCTAGGCAGTCGTGGACAGCTGCATTGTTCGGTAGCTGGCATCATAGCTCCTCTGGCAGCTCCAACATGTCGAGCCAAACGAACAAGGAGATCATTGGGGGGCTGAGACAGGCCGAGAGAGTCGGGTCTCGTGGTAGTGGGACGAACGACCATTCGTCTTCGCATAAAAGATCGTCGAGCGAAGTCTTCCCACATCCACTAGATATGCAAGACGCAGAGAGTGGAAACTGA